One Perognathus longimembris pacificus isolate PPM17 chromosome 2, ASM2315922v1, whole genome shotgun sequence DNA segment encodes these proteins:
- the LOC125344840 gene encoding sperm motility kinase 2B-like — translation MTRKSREVRSSWGFESSSSTRELRRAHYQVLRTISSGGLGTVKLAKHLPTDSLVAVKILDKIDSEFFASEVDILKSVDHQNIVKLFEVVETRGWLFLVMEHIDGDLEDHLQKVGRMEEEEARPIFWQILRGVNYCHDNGIAHRDLKAENILLDSRGTAKLCDFGLSTRFLPGELLNMECGTMAYWPPEMFKHQEYQGPKLDVWCLGVLLYYMVMGVLPYDIRSWAVLKEQVIAGIFKVRKSFSPELRGLLAHTMRINPDLRPSVWQLMCYPWFRKIEESPASPRQKVQEQPDATILHIMTSYLGFTSGEVRAALSCRTFNAARATFQILQQQQNQGQDLTSLVRRPLPGPPPCPSPVHPSCRNVPFKRASAPVRHPAAGLPAEQQEEEGGKKDTRSMYLWSPSTSVTGGETEGSQPPPAPAAAVMTLPMDHSMELICPVPEEEKHVSSRADSLPARKQQKHMGIRTESLPHVRYNTWTWSTEGERDISLADPETSAQLWKDPEETERSELASKPTAAETPTRDTEAAMGGSTPPSLDPAGAETSTNGRGRPWKRLKKCISNWLRKMCCCCLPG, via the coding sequence GGAAGAGTAGAGAGGTGAGGTCCTCGTGGGGCTTTGAGTCCAGTTCCTCAACCAGAGAGCTACGCCGGGCTCACTACCAGGTGCTGAGGACCATTAGTTCGGGGGGCCTTGGCACCGTCAAGTTGGCCAAGCACCTTCCCACGGACTCCCTGGTGGCCGTGAAAATCCTGGACAAGATCGACAGTGAGTTCTTTGCCTCGGAAGTGGACATCCTAAAGTCTGTGGACCACCAGAATATCGTCAAATTGTTTGAGGTGGTAGAGACACGGGGGTGGTTGTTCTTGGTGATGGAGCACATAGATGGAGACCTAGAGGACCACCTGCAAAAGGTgggcaggatggaggaggaggaggccagacCAATATTTTGGCAGATCTTGCGGGGGGTCAATTACTGCCATGACAATGGCATTGCTCACAGGGACCTCAAGGCAGAAAATATCCTGCTGGACAGCAGAGGCACAGCCAAGCTCTGTGACTTCGGGCTGAGTACACGGTTCCTGCCCGGGGAGCTGCTGAACATGGAGTGTGGGACAATGGCCTACTGGCCGCCTGAGatgttcaagcaccaggaataCCAGGGCCCCAAGCTGGACGTCTGGTGCCTGGGTGTGCTCCTTTACTATATGGTGATGGGCGTCCTCCCCTATGACATCAGGTCATGGGCTGTGCTCAAAGAACAAGTGATAGCCGGAATATTTAAAGTCCGGAAAAGTTTCTCCCCTGAGCTTCGAGGGCTTTTGGCACATACGATGAGGATCAATCCTGATCTGAGACCATCTGTTTGGCAATTAATGTGTTACCCCTGGTTCAGAAAAATTGAGGAAAGCCCAGCAagtcccaggcaaaaagttcaggaGCAGCCAGACGCCACCATTTTGCATATAATGACCTCCTACCTGGGATTTACCTCAGGGGAGGTGCGGGCAGCTCTGTCTTGTAGGACTTTCAATGCTGCCAGGGCCACTTTCCAGATTCTGCAGCAGCAGCAAAACCAGGGCCAAGACTTGACCAGTCTGGTGAGGCGCCCCCTTCCTGGGCCTCCACCTTGTCCCTCGCCTGTGCACCCATCTTGTCGAAATGTGCCCTTCAAGAGAGCCAGTGCTCCTGTGCGCCACCCTGCTGCTGGCCTGCCTgctgagcagcaggaggaggagggtggcaaGAAGGACACCAGGTCTATGTACCTCTGGAGCCCCAGCACATCTGTAACAGGTGGGGAGACTGAGGGCAGCCAGCCTCCCCCTGCTCCAGCAGCAGCAGTAATGACCCTCCCCATGGACCATTCCATGGAACTGATCTGCCCAGTCCCTGAGGAGGAGAAGCATGTGAGCAGCAGGGCTGATTCCCTCCCAGCCCGTAAGCAGCAGAAGCACATGGGCATCAGGACTGAGTCTCTCCCCCACGTCCGATATAATACATGGACATGGAGCACAGAGGGGGAGAGGGATATCAGCTTGGCTGATCCGGAAACCTCTGCTCAGTTGTGGAAGGAcccagaggagacagagagaagtgaACTGGCCTCCAAACCCACTGCAGCAGAAACACCCACCAGGGATACAGAGGCAGCGATGGGGGGCAGCACCCCTCCTTCCTTGGATCCTGCAGGTGCAGAAACTTCCACAAATGGGAGAG